The Caldicellulosiruptor changbaiensis genome has a segment encoding these proteins:
- a CDS encoding ATP-binding protein yields the protein MTEKRIKQLRISFEFLSIYRGLLKDPVLKRLYKLIEYIDNGIRDLFHVIGLYNDFYYALMEATQGCGLKEYLIEKILFSENLFAKKATCGVENLSSTLKKTVSNDLDPLEVISTFTPDDIINLFKADKKFIPYPFGKIYELGSWDTEIPDYLTELKSIIEKFLSTSPWSLLIDDLAYFHSKNGFGIFAKYKGFIWDGKNLKCIESLDPIRLSDLVYYERQKKIVVENTIAFLRGYKVNNILLYGSRGTGKSSTIKALLNEYHYLGLRIIEVYKDSLHTLIDLIPLIKDVPLKFIIFIDDLTFEDAENNYSRLKSVLEGSLEALPNNVVFYATSNRRHLVKERFSDRTSSNSDDVHWEDTLQEKLSLADRFGIIVTYPSLSQKEYLEIVDVLAPEKRNRNNRRTP from the coding sequence ATGACAGAAAAAAGAATAAAGCAGCTCAGAATTAGCTTCGAGTTTCTTAGCATATATCGCGGACTTTTGAAAGATCCTGTTTTGAAAAGGCTCTATAAATTAATTGAATATATTGACAATGGAATTAGAGATTTGTTCCATGTTATTGGTCTTTATAACGATTTTTATTATGCGCTAATGGAAGCTACTCAAGGGTGCGGACTAAAAGAGTATTTGATAGAAAAGATTTTATTTAGTGAAAATCTATTTGCAAAAAAAGCGACATGTGGAGTTGAAAACCTCTCAAGTACGTTAAAGAAGACTGTTTCAAATGATTTAGATCCATTAGAAGTTATATCAACTTTTACACCAGATGATATCATAAATCTTTTCAAAGCTGACAAAAAATTTATACCTTATCCTTTTGGCAAGATCTACGAGCTTGGCAGCTGGGATACAGAAATACCAGACTATTTAACTGAGTTAAAATCAATTATAGAAAAGTTTTTATCAACTTCTCCTTGGAGCCTTTTGATAGATGACCTTGCTTATTTCCACAGCAAGAACGGCTTTGGAATTTTTGCTAAGTACAAAGGATTTATATGGGATGGGAAAAATTTAAAATGCATTGAATCTCTTGATCCTATAAGATTGAGTGATTTGGTTTACTATGAAAGACAGAAAAAGATTGTGGTAGAAAATACTATTGCTTTTTTAAGAGGGTATAAAGTAAACAACATTTTACTTTATGGTAGCAGAGGTACAGGAAAATCCTCGACTATAAAAGCTCTGTTGAATGAATACCACTATCTGGGGCTAAGAATAATTGAGGTTTACAAGGACAGTTTGCATACCCTGATTGATTTAATACCACTGATAAAAGATGTTCCATTAAAATTCATAATTTTTATTGATGACTTGACATTTGAAGATGCCGAAAACAATTACAGCAGGTTAAAATCAGTTTTAGAAGGCAGCCTTGAAGCATTGCCAAATAACGTTGTGTTCTATGCAACATCAAACCGAAGACATTTAGTAAAAGAAAGATTTAGTGATAGAACTTCAAGCAATAGCGATGACGTTCACTGGGAAGATACTTTGCAAGAAAAGCTCTCTTTAGCAGACAGGTTTGGAATAATAGTAACCTATCCTTCTCTTTCTCAGAAAGAATATCTTGAAATTGTAGATGTCTTAGCCCCAGAAAAGAGGAATAGAAATAACAGAAGAACTCCATAA
- a CDS encoding PD-(D/E)XK nuclease superfamily protein codes for MSPGGRGTRTGRVHENVIEKVLSENYPGRFSKQVFIGTNLFGNKYKADFVLNNNVIISAKWQQKTGTTEQKIVYEIMTLIKILKENNLKEAYIVIGGKGYSRKAKEFYLKQKHIEYIKDGELVEILSLDEFIERANVNKL; via the coding sequence TTGTCACCAGGAGGAAGAGGAACTCGAACAGGTAGAGTTCATGAAAATGTAATAGAGAAAGTTTTATCTGAAAATTATCCTGGACGTTTTTCAAAACAAGTATTTATTGGAACAAATTTATTTGGTAATAAATACAAAGCTGATTTTGTTTTAAATAACAATGTAATAATAAGTGCCAAATGGCAACAAAAAACAGGAACAACTGAACAAAAAATTGTGTATGAAATTATGACGTTAATAAAAATTTTAAAAGAAAATAATTTAAAAGAAGCTTATATTGTCATTGGTGGTAAAGGATATTCGAGGAAAGCTAAGGAATTTTATTTAAAGCAGAAGCACATAGAATATATTAAAGACGGTGAATTAGTTGAGATTCTCTCCTTAGATGAATTTATAGAAAGAGCCAACGTGAATAAACTTTAA
- a CDS encoding DNA adenine methylase, translating to MRTQLTFLPQKVLPIVKWAGGKRQIIDKLMKKKPKEFSVYFEPFLGGGALLIELYNRGMLKKAVVSDINFDLINLYIVIKTCPEEIIYHIKNMEFKNNSEDYYRARDYYNSIQGIDINSIKEENIIKAALLLYLNRHCYNGLYRVNNKGEFNVPFGSYKNPKLPSREEIFAFSEMLQNIEILHMDFEEAVKNADSFDFVYFDPPYMPISKTAYFTDYTVAGFTEEDQIRLKNVCDILTQKGCYVMVSNSDSEFIRNLYKDYNIETIESRRSINSSAEKRRGHSELIITNY from the coding sequence ATGAGAACGCAACTAACTTTTCTACCACAAAAGGTTTTGCCAATTGTAAAATGGGCAGGGGGAAAGAGGCAGATAATAGACAAATTGATGAAGAAAAAGCCAAAAGAGTTTTCAGTATATTTTGAGCCCTTTTTAGGTGGTGGTGCGCTTTTAATTGAGCTTTATAACAGAGGAATGTTAAAAAAAGCGGTTGTATCTGATATAAATTTTGACCTTATTAATTTATACATTGTAATAAAAACTTGCCCCGAAGAGATAATTTATCATATTAAAAATATGGAATTTAAAAATAATAGTGAGGATTACTACAGAGCAAGAGATTATTATAACTCTATTCAAGGAATAGATATTAATTCAATCAAGGAAGAAAATATAATCAAAGCAGCACTGTTACTTTATTTAAATAGACATTGTTACAATGGGCTTTATAGGGTAAATAATAAGGGAGAGTTCAATGTCCCTTTTGGTAGCTATAAAAATCCTAAGCTACCCAGTAGAGAAGAGATATTTGCTTTTTCAGAGATGTTGCAAAATATAGAGATTTTACATATGGATTTCGAAGAAGCAGTAAAGAATGCTGATAGTTTTGATTTTGTTTATTTTGATCCTCCATATATGCCCATCTCTAAAACAGCTTATTTTACTGATTATACTGTTGCTGGTTTTACCGAGGAGGACCAGATAAGATTGAAAAATGTCTGTGACATCCTTACTCAAAAAGGCTGTTATGTAATGGTGAGCAATTCAGATTCAGAATTTATCAGAAATCTTTATAAGGATTATAATATTGAAACAATTGAGTCAAGAAGGAGTATTAACTCAAGTGCAGAAAAAAGAAGGGGACATTCAGAATTGATTATTACAAACTATTAA
- a CDS encoding carbohydrate ABC transporter permease has translation MAKGKLVKKDIFLDIALHIIFIIISIAILFPILVVIINSFCVPKQITKEGYRLLPTNFSLDAYNYLFSHGLISYELFFRSIYVTLAIALCGSFLSLFVVSMYGYVVFRKNFKYRKLFVMFGITSLIVNAGIVPWYIVCIKVLHLKNTIFALILPYVMNMNYVFIFVSYAKMCLPQSLIEEAKIDGAGEFTIFYKFVLPLVKPVLGIIFFFSFISYWNDWWLPMMLSEEFIFTNIQYFLYKVIFMYNSSISGVCSFKLGYIINPEIKTCMMAACAISLIPIFVIYAFSRSYLEKGIIMSLNKKI, from the coding sequence GTGGCAAAGGGGAAATTAGTTAAAAAAGATATTTTTCTAGATATTGCATTACATATTATTTTTATTATCATAAGCATTGCAATTTTATTCCCTATATTAGTAGTGATAATTAATTCGTTTTGTGTTCCTAAACAAATAACAAAAGAGGGATACCGTCTTTTGCCAACTAATTTTAGTTTGGATGCCTACAATTATCTTTTTAGCCATGGTCTAATCTCTTATGAACTCTTTTTTAGATCAATTTATGTAACTTTAGCTATTGCATTATGTGGTTCTTTTTTGAGTTTATTTGTTGTTTCTATGTATGGCTATGTTGTGTTTAGAAAAAATTTTAAATATAGAAAGTTGTTTGTTATGTTTGGTATTACATCGCTGATAGTAAATGCTGGTATTGTGCCTTGGTATATTGTTTGTATTAAAGTTCTCCATTTAAAAAATACTATATTTGCATTAATCCTTCCATATGTAATGAACATGAATTACGTTTTTATATTTGTTTCTTACGCCAAAATGTGTTTACCCCAATCTTTGATAGAAGAGGCCAAGATAGACGGAGCTGGGGAATTTACCATATTCTATAAATTTGTCTTGCCACTTGTAAAACCAGTTCTTGGTATAATATTCTTTTTTTCATTTATATCTTACTGGAATGATTGGTGGCTTCCAATGATGTTAAGTGAGGAATTCATTTTCACGAATATTCAGTATTTTCTTTATAAGGTTATTTTCATGTATAATAGTTCTATTAGTGGTGTTTGCTCTTTTAAACTAGGTTATATTATTAATCCAGAAATTAAAACTTGTATGATGGCAGCATGTGCTATCAGTCTTATACCGATTTTTGTTATTTATGCCTTTTCGAGATCATACCTTGAAAAAGGTATAATAATGAGTTTGAATAAAAAAATATGA